From the Trifolium pratense cultivar HEN17-A07 linkage group LG4, ARS_RC_1.1, whole genome shotgun sequence genome, the window ACACTCCTTTGTTCGATTATGTGGTGGAGGACAAACGTATTTGGCGCATGGAGAAAAACGGTGTGTACTCAGTTAGAAGTGCATATCGCTTGTGTGTGCAAGAACTATTAGATACATCTCATCTTAAGATGGACGGCACTTGGAATTTGATTTGGTAGTTAAAAGCTCCGCCGCGAGTTAGAAATCTGTTATGGCGTATTTGTCGTCGGTGTGTCCCAACTCGTGTAAACCTTCGGAGTAGAGGTGTGAATTGCACAACTGTATGTTCTCTTTGCAATGATCATGATGAAGACAGCCGCCACGTTTTCTTTGATTGTTCGAGTAGCAAAAATGTTTGGAGTATGTGCagttttggaaataaaattatagcaGCACTGCATAATAATTATGCAGCGTCAAATTTAATCTTTGATTTGCTGCAACAACTCTCTAATGAGGATGCTTCACTCATGGCATGTGTTATTTGGATTATTTGGAAGCAAAGGAACAACCGTATTTGGAACAATGTGATTGACGCACAAAACTTTGTCTTTTCACGAGCTGCTGCCTTGATTAATGATTGGTGCGCTGTGCAGCAGGCTAGACCTGATGTGATGGGGCAGTGTACGACTACTGAGATTAAATGGACCAAGTCGGGCAATGGGCGAGTGAAATGTAATATTGATGCCTCTTTTTCATCGCATAATAATAGAGTTGGGATAGGTGTTTATATTCGAGATGAGAAAGTCGCTTATGTGTTAGCGAAGCTTGATCAATTCTCTCCAATTTGTGATGTTCGTGTCGGCGAAGCTCTTGGCTTCTTGTCAGCGCTATCTTGGGTTCATGAATTAAATTTAGGACCGGTGGATTTTGAACTTGACTCGAAGTTGGTGATAGATGGTTTTCAATCAAATAATCATGATGTTACTGAGTTTGGAGAAATCATCTCACATTGTAGAAGACTTTTCAATGCTTTTTATGTTAACTCTAGTGTTGAGTTTATTAGGAGGCAAGCAAATGAGGTTGCTCATAGTTTAGCTAAAGCGGCCACATGTGTAGCTAGTCCCCAAATATTGGTTGACAAACCAAATTGTATTGAACActtattgattaatgaaatgataTGAACTTGTtgtcttcaaaaaaaagaatagagatATGGAAATGGAATAGCTTTATGTGATACAAAAGTATCtttaattttaccaaaaaaagtATCTTTaaggatttatttatttttcaaataagtAGGTGGATAAATAATCCACTTGTGAATAATTGGAGTGTCtggggttcgaactccaacTCCTGCACACATATTACAATGTCACTGTCAATTAAGTTAAGTCTAAGGggaccaataaaaaaaatacaacttttgtaaagatagtttatgaaaaaaaatagcttataaaaatataatttttattagttagaacttatgaattaacataaaaacttagGCTAAATTGCGCTTTTAGCACCTTGagtttcagaaagttgcgattttggccccctatatttcaaaatagcacttttgacctCTAACTTtaaccccttttgcaaaaggtcaattttgaccaagtcaacacTGATGtgacaagtcacttaagtgGCTCAGTTGCCACATCAATTTTTTGTCActtattatttgaaaaaaaaaataagaaaaggaagAGTAAAAGCATATTAACACTTTTGGAGCATAAAAACTGCCGTCGTAGATCATCTTCCTATGCAAAACAATCAATAGCATTgacttaagtgacttgccacatcagcattgacttggttaaaattgaccttttgcaaaacgGAGTAAAGATAGGGGGCTAAaactgctattttgaaacatagtgggtcaaaattgcaagtttctaAAACATAGAGggccaaaaatgcaatttagccaaaaacttatttatttgcgtaatttattttgtataagctcaaaaataaaagtATCCATAATGCAATGCCACTAAATTAAACTCACTTGAAACCTTTCTACTTGTACTTATTCCTTGGTTTGATGTGAACCAATTGTACTTATTCCTTGGTTTGATGTGAACCAATTATATTAGATTATAGTTAGTTAAATGATGACACCTATGCTTGGTTCCATTTTTTAGTCGACCCATAATTTATAGACCAAAATTTActttcaactcacttttttatggaaatgcatcaaacataaattattttacattcaGCTCAATATTTTAAGTTagatcaattttataaaattaatttattgaaaataatttgttaCCACAGAACCAACATGCATGACATTGTGCACTATTAGACTCTATTTTAATTCATAACCATAACCATAACCACACATAACCATAACCATTAACCAATTATTACAACCATATTTTCAGCGCACTTCTCTTTTTACGTTGTATGGCATTCTTGAAGGATCAATTTAAAAGAAGAAGTGCGATGAACATATGATTGTAATaattggaaggaaaaaaatataaggaGAAGTATTACCAAGCAATTCTAAGGTGAAGCATTTCCAAGATTGATAATAAAAAAGATGACACACACATATGAGAAGGAAAAAAACTAAACACCTAATGATATAAAATGCATAAACTATCATAAGTAACCAACCATgtactttgtcaaaaaagaaaatcatgtactatttttttcatGACTAGAATCGAACTTGATACTCCAGAGTTTACAAATTACAACACTCACACACATTGCACACCAATCATTGTACTAAGGTTTATTATTACAGTATATGAATATTTAACACAATGCAAGATAATCTAAATTTTTGAGGTTTGCAATATCTCTGACTCTGAGGCATTACACCTGATAACTGTTTTTGTCTATAATAATATTGGAAAGTTCCCAACCCAGTCAAGCTATTCTCAAATCCTACAATCTGTGTAATGACAATTATATTCCCTATGTTTGATGGGATTGTGCCAGCAAAATTGTTGAAATTGAAAGCAATACTTAAAAGAGAAGTGCAGTTGAATATGCTATCAGGAGGCCTACAATCAAGTATTCCAGTTTCTTAATGCAGGAGAGAATTTTAACAATGATTAATTGAGTTATAAGTTGAGTGCGACTGCTGAGATCAAACGATTTAAACATGCCAAGCTGAAAATTCTGTGCAATTGTTCAACTTGCGTATgtaacaaaattgaatttacaAGTCTAGGAATTACTATTTCCAGTTGATTCATCTATAAGCCATAAACTGATTAGCACGCATCTAACTACTTTAGAAGCAACATTACGACGAATTACTTCTTTTTATGTAATGTGTATTATAAATATAAGGAACCATTCCTTTGAAATCCTTGCACAGTGATATCTTCCTTTGAAAAACACCAAATAGCAAAGTTCaacataaaatctaaaatatgtCAGTGTATGCTCGAATTTTCTGTTTGTAAGAACTTGCTAGGATTACAAGTTGATGGAGGAATTGGATATTGATATTTGACACTACTATAGAAAGAAAAGATTTTCTGAAGTACTTtcacattttatatttataagaatGGAGAAACTTTCTCGTTTTACCAACCAACATCGAGTAACTCATTCCAAGTAATTGGATAAGCCGGACACCGGGATCAAAGACTTTTCCTGCCTGCAAGTGACTGTTGCAAATCAATGATATGATCCAAATAAAATCATAATTCGGACCATTACCGAAAGAGCCTCCTCGGGACTGTTCTCTTAAAGGCTTTTCCTTCAAGCTTTAGTCGTCTATGTGCTTCTCTCAAATGACTTGGCCGGATTGGCCCAGATTCCCTCCTCTCTTCCATAATTATTCTAGCTGCAAAGATAGTAGCTTCGATTAATGGAAACAATACACCAACATTAATCACCTTGGAAACACTATATGCGCAGGAGTATTTACATTTTTCTATTTCCaatttatattaaaagaaaGCATGTCAAGCTTGTAAAGGAAAACTAAAAACAAACATACCTGTTTCCACAACTTCACCCACAAACATTTTTGTAATCACTGATACTGCAAGTGAAATTAGCTCAGGGACTGTATTGGTCCCATTTATACTTGCTACTAACTGCTTTGAGGCAATCAAAAGAGAAGAGGCAACTGGTGAGCAATCTTATCATACTATAATGTAAATTATTAGTGCAAACTGAAATGTAAAAATGGCAATCTGCAATCTCAAAAGAGTTTTGTGTAAGGATTCGTGGCCTTAAAATGTTGGCTTGTGTAACACCGACACATTGAAGGCGTATTTGGTGTTAACATGTGTCAGTGTCCGACACCTGCACCAGACCGACACATGTGACTACATTGACTTTATGTATGATATTGGTGTTGACGTGTCAATTTCCGTGTTTGATGCTGACTACCCCGGGAGGCAACCAAGGTTTTAAAAATTTTCTGTTACAGCAAAAATGTCCGCGACAAAACAACCGATACTGTTTTTTCCCTTgtttaatttaaaagaaatgcATACCCGAGTCATTTGAGCTTTCGTGAATTTAGCCCTACGAAAGGACTCATATCTTCTCATTTGTTGATCAGTGAATTGTGAAACAATAGAACTGAgtattaacaaaaaaagaaattagggtttatgatATGATATTGAAAATCATGacatgaaaagaagaaaagaatgaAGATACTAGTAGTAACTAACTGCATCTTAGCAATTTTGGGAGGAACATCAGCAGGAAACATGGCGAAATAAATGTCcatatcatctttttcttcttcttgttcatcTTTATTATTCTTAGTGATTATGGTAGTCCTCGTGTTACTTAGTTGGGAAATCAAGGAATTGGAACTTGGGTCCTCTGTATCTGAATCGGTTTGAATTGGGGATTCCGGTGGTGATTCGAATGGATCCTTTGATTGCTTCATTCTTTGAAAACGCAGAGATAGATAGATTGATTGATTTTGTTGGAAAGTTAGAAGTGAAAGGGAAATTCTTGCTCGCTTATATAGGTTTGTGTAGTGGGTGGCTTATTTATATAGCTGTCAAATGGGCCTCGGAGGACCAGACTAAATAAATAGTCTATATTGATCCAACTTAACTATTATCGACTACCCTCCTACTATTTTAGTaacggatgttataaaaataaatttttttgaaaaatatcgtcCGTTACTTAAATAACGGACGTTATAAAGGTATGATATTTTTTGGAATGTCCGCTACATAagtattttgatattttgaaaacaaGACCTAACAATAGTATGACAACTATCATGTCACTActatataagttgtttttaatttaaaatattatataaatataataagtaatCTATAGTCTTATAAAAAACTTCTTTAAAGTACAAacatataaatagaaaaattgattttggtgagtttgttggttttttttttaaattttttttttacaatattaaatCATTAACAATGACATCTTCTAATTATTAATGACATTATTCTTCTTGTGTCATCTTCTAAtataaactttgaggttaagtttgttaggagacaagcgaatttggttgttcatactcttgctagggcggccaaaGTTTGGGCTAGTTTTCATAGATTTGAAATTATTTctttatgtattgaacatttattaattaattatatgaattaagtttgtttgttttaaaaaataaaaaattttaacaatgaagattgaacataaaacctcatgcatactatctaAATCgcacaccactagaccaaacttagtggtgtGTGGGTTTGTTTTGTTAGTTCGttgcaatttttttctcttttatattaatttttggatatattaataaatatttgtgtGGATTCtacattaattttcaatatttgttattttttacttttaatttcaaagaaaaaaaaaaagaagaattcaCTCAACTTACTATAGAAAGGCCTAAACAGCCCAAAAGCTTTTGAGAGACTGGGCctaaagaaagataaaaaaaaaaaaaaagtaaaatagaaaaacaaaagaaatattgAAGCGCGGGAAACACGAAACTGAATCGTTGAAATGTGGCGGTTGTTGCATTGGGTAACACATCACATCAACATAGCGCAATGGAAGATTCTGGAGCGATTCTCTCTCACATTTCATCTCTCAAGGAAATGCTCGATCAGGTACCTATTCTTCGAtcttaatttctttattttcattcattttttcatcatctgattattattattattattattattattattattattattattattattattattattattattattgataatcATGATTGTTAGGTCAATGAAGAAATTGAGGCTCATATTCAGATCACACGCGAGATCGAAAACAGTATCGTCAAATGCGAAGAGATGGAGAGCCATTTTGAGATAAAGGAAGCTGAATTGATCAGAACCAGTGGCGTTTTGCAGTTCGAAACTGTTGGATATGTAACTGTCGCCGGTTAGAATTATTCCCTTCGCTCTAGCTCCCTTCATTTCGATATATCAGATTAGATGTATTTGGTAGTATCATTGATTGTTCTGATCTGTTAATTAATCGGCGTGTTTATAGAAATATTCGATTAGTTTTAGATCAGTTTTTCTGATTAACAATTGAAATTCCTGATTGAACAATGAATAAGTCCGTGTAAATAATTATATGCATGTTGAACAGTACTGTGAACCAACAATTAGATCGGttaaattaatcaattattttCTAATTAGTGTTAATTTCTTAGGTTTTATTCTTGGGGTACCTATTACTAGTGTGAAGCACTTTTCATTTTATAACAGATTAAAACTtgaattcaaaaatataataataacaataatttaatatgaATGTGTAAAAATTGTAGATGTTAttactgaaaatttgtttttgccAATTTTTTGAATATTAAGAAGCAAACAGATTTGCTTGGTTTTAAGAAAAGGGTAGGTGACTGCAATTTCAATGGGTATATCAAGATTTTTGACGTCTTTACGATCGCGTAGTGAATACACTTGAAGTTTATTTAACAACTATTCTATGTAATATTGTCGATTATGTCGTGATTGTGATTTAAAACTTTGGCCGCGACATATTGCTTGAAAAGTTTCTTTTTTAAGGACACCAAGTTAGCTAGATTGCAcatattcttcttctttattgataaaaaatgaattaattggaGCACATACCTACCTAGCTATCAGTATCATTCCTTTActtcttaatttttttggattgtaAGCCCTTCACTTCTTATTGGACATTAGAATGAAATAAATAGGCATTTTTTTAACTTGTCCTGTTTCCTTCATATATGTATTTGTGTTTAAGTTTTATTACCAATAAATAGCATAGGCTTTGGGGCTTTGCCCctcttttgtaccaaaaaaataaaaatagcataggcttttctttacttttttttcctctctgTGACTTTTACCTTTACCTCtgttaagtttatatttttttttaacattactGTATGTTTGAAAATGTCTTCCTATATGTATGTATATGTTTCTCTCAAGCCTTCCTATATGTATATGTTTTATTACCAATTTGGTTAGCAAAATCTGAAAAtgtctcaaaattttgattttgaaattagTATATCCAGAAAACCTGGTTGAGGACTTGTGCGTCTAATATGTTCCCCGATACAGATCAGCCCCTACAAAACGTCGGTGAACCATTTGTAGTCTGtacacttgtaacatggttataaaaaagaaattctgAACCTACCTTATTGAACAATTAATTGTTTGGtagccatttttattttttctgttttccTAGGGTGCTGTATTAATTTTTCCTCCTTCATTTTTTAGCTGATTTCAGGGCATCAGTGAATACTTTGGAGAAAGAGATATGCTGTCTAAAAATCAAGCGGGATGAAATGGTTAATAGAATGGACGAAAAACGGTACTGAAAGATTTTTTATAATCCGTAGATATATGTAGTTATTGAAGTCTATTTTGTTTTGGACTTCACTACAAGTTAAAATTTGCAAATGCTAATTATTATTTGGGCTCCATCACAgctaaaaagaaaacaatactGTACTGTGAGAAGAAATATCAATTTTGAactttttgtttggattgaaaTTTGCCATATCATATAGTATAGTTTATGCATTATGTTATAGTACTTCCAAAAATTGGGATGACAGAAACTTTAACTGGGCATTCACATGTGGTATGGATGTATATCTACAATTAATATAAGATCTAGTAATA encodes:
- the LOC123923740 gene encoding transcription initiation factor TFIID subunit 11-like, with product MKQSKDPFESPPESPIQTDSDTEDPSSNSLISQLSNTRTTIITKNNKDEQEEEKDDMDIYFAMFPADVPPKIAKMHSIVSQFTDQQMRRYESFRRAKFTKAQMTRLVASINGTNTVPELISLAVSVITKMFVGEVVETARIIMEERRESGPIRPSHLREAHRRLKLEGKAFKRTVPRRLFR
- the LOC123923785 gene encoding uncharacterized protein LOC123923785 produces the protein MEDSGAILSHISSLKEMLDQVNEEIEAHIQITREIENSIVKCEEMESHFEIKEAELIRTSGVLQFETVGYVTVAADFRASVNTLEKEICCLKIKRDEMVNRMDEKREEFTAHCLEFQREIDNKENCKVRTLLSEKYSLENEIQLLDEKNSVLKNSVLAFVEEILEDLHNSNSALEVEIQSKKWENEILLKDINELKITLFSAIGTSDNLL